In Vicia villosa cultivar HV-30 ecotype Madison, WI unplaced genomic scaffold, Vvil1.0 ctg.001522F_1_1_3, whole genome shotgun sequence, a single window of DNA contains:
- the LOC131635638 gene encoding secreted RxLR effector protein 161-like produces MEGCNPISTPMEPGVKLSKFDGGERVEANKFRSLVGSLRYLTCTRPDLSLSVGILSRFMEEPVHTHWKALKRILRYIQGTVSHGMFYSKTEDYKLTGYSDNDWCGDVDDRKSTSGYVFFMGNTAFTWLSRKQPIVTLSTCEAEYVAASWCVCHAIWLRRLLCELEQKQENATIVQVDNKSAIELAKNPVNHERSKHIDVRFHFIREHVKNGSVELKHVASKNQAADIFTKPLSKELFDRGKMMLGLIDRRSI; encoded by the coding sequence ATGGAAGGTTGCAATCCAATCTCGACACCAATGGAGCCAGGAGTCAAGCTTTCAAAATTTGATGGGGGGGAACGTGTCGAAGCAAACAAATTTCGAAGCTTGGTCGGAAGTCTTCGATATCTCACATGCACTAGACCAGATCTTTCCCTAAGTGTCGGAATCTTGAGTCGTTTTATGGAAGAACCAGTTCACACACACTGGAAAGCTTTGAAGAGAATTCTTCGTTACATCCAAGGAACTGTGTCACATGGAATGTTTTACTCAAAAACAGAAGATTACAAGCTAACAGGTTACTCCGACAACGATTGGTGCGGAGATGTAGACGATCGAAAAAGCACATCAGGATATGTATTCTTTATGGGAAACACTGCTTTCACATGGCTCTCAAGGAAGCAACCAATTGTAACACTGTCAACATGCGAAGCAGAATACGTGGCTGCATCATGGTGTGTATGCCATGCTATATGGCTTAGAAGATTGTTATGTGAGTTAGAGCAGAAGCAGGAAAATGCAACCATAGTGCAAGTCGACAACAAATCAGCAATCGAACTGGCGAAGAATCCAGTGAATCATGAAAGAAGTAAACACATCGACGTACGTTTTCATTTCATTCGTGAACATGTGAAAAATGGAAGCGTCGAACTGAAGCATGTGGCAAGCAAGAATCAAGCTGcggatatttttacaaaaccattGTCGAAGGAGCTATTCGACAGAGGCAAGATGATGCTGGGATTAATTGATCGAAGGAGCATTTAA